Proteins encoded together in one Camelina sativa cultivar DH55 chromosome 9, Cs, whole genome shotgun sequence window:
- the LOC104714907 gene encoding uncharacterized protein LOC104714907: protein MVFFDGSHLLCKAAVLFGWLGIITTTSEKASFWYDTWSSYGPLIKRLGVEGPRELRIPIDSTVAQVCDANGWRLPPSRSQNRSDLQNHLLTVPLPSTVAENDYYSWVIHDKQFQSFPTAKTWEALRPSKAHKNWASSVWFKGATPKHSFTMWVAQLSRLPTRTRLASWGLQIPVSCCLCGRFNETQDHLLLTCVYSEQVWDLVLTRLRLSPCVFYTWDSLLAWTRMKTEFAPPILRKLAAQSVVYNIWKQRNKILHNQLHVTPEELFNGIDKELRNTILARRSRKQFRDLMALWIR from the exons ATGGTTTTCTTTGATGGATCTCATCTTCTTTGCAAG GCAGCAGTTCTCTTTGGGTGGCTTGgcatcatcaccaccacatcAGAG AAAGCAAGCTTTTGGTATGATACTTGGTCGTCCTATGGTCCACTTATAAAGCGTTTGGGAGTAGAGGGACCAAGAGAGCTCAGAATTCCCATTGATTCTACAGTTGCTCAAGTTTGCGATGCAAATGGCTGGCGTCTCCCTCCTTCACGATCTCAGAACAGAAGTGACCTCCAAAATCATTTGCTTACAGTTCCCTTACCGTCAACTGTGGCTGAGAATGATTACTACTCCTGGGTGATTCATGATAAGCAGTTTCAGTCCTTCCCCACGGCTAAAACATGGGAAGCACTAAGACCATCTAAAGCGCATAAGAACTGGGCTTCTTCTGTCTGGTTCAAGGGAGCTACTCCTAAACACTCCTTCACTATGTGGGTGGCGCAGTTGAGTAGATTGCCAACTAGAACAAGACTTGCTTCTTGGGGACTACAAATTCCTGTCTCGTGTTGCCTCTGTGGTAGATTTAATGAAACCCAAGATCACCTTCTGCTGACTTGCGTGTATAGCGAACAGGTGTGGGACTTGGTTCTCACTAGACTTCGCTTATCTCCTTGTGTATTCTACACTTGGGATTCTCTTCTCGCTTGGACAAGGATGAAAACAGAGTTTGCACCTCCGATTCTTCGGAAACTAGCTGCCCAGTCAGTGGTGTACAACATTTGGAAACAGAGGAATAAAATCCTCCACAATCAGCTCCACGTCACGCCAGAGGAACTTTTCAATGGTATTGACAAGGAGCTCCGCAACACAATCTTGGCCAGAAGATCCAGGAAGCAATTCAGGGACTTGATGGCACTCTGGATTCGATAA